The following DNA comes from Rosa rugosa chromosome 5, drRosRugo1.1, whole genome shotgun sequence.
TTTCATCTGATATGCAAAAGTTAGTAAATAATTTTAGATGAAAATGGAGCGGGATTTTAAATGCACTTTATATATGAAGTTGTGAATAGTTTTTTAATTCTCCATTCCTGTAAGAACACCCCCATTCCCGCTCATTTTACATCATGTTGTATTACCATTTTTCTAGAGGGTAGTAACTTGACGACACAGTTTTGTTGGAGTCATCGAAATTAGTTCATTCTAGAAACAAAAACTGAGATTgcaattgatttgattatgataGACAAATTACTTACTCACCTTGTAGGAGCCTGGAGAGATAGAAGCCGAGTTCGCCCAAATTGGTACTGCAAGAGTTATTAGGGAATTCTTGACCTTTCGCCACCCTGGTCCGCTTTTCCTCCCTAAAGGTAAACTCTTTGGACATCCCCCAGATGCTCCGATCCCCTTGCCAAGTTGGTTGTCTGAGGATGATGTTAACTACTACGTCAGCAAATTTGAGAAGAAGGGCTTCACTGGTGGCTTAAACTACTACCGAAACCTTGACCGGTATGTACTTCAAACTCTGGTTACATGTTTACTGATTAGAAGTTCCTTCTTTGATGTCCAAATGCCAATGTAATGTTGATGGTTGGTTTTATTTCTCGGCAGAAATTGGGAACTCCTTGCACCCTGGACTGGCGCTCAAGTGAAAGTTCCAGTTAAGTTCATTGTGGGAGACCAAGACCTAGTTTATAATTCTCTTGGCGCCAAGGATTTCATACACAATGGCGGGTTCAAGAAATATGTGCCGTTCTTGGAAGAGGTGGTTGTAATGGAAGGAGTTGCCCATTTTAACAATCAAGAAAAGGCCGATGAAATCAGTGAACACATTCACGACTTCATCAAGAAATTCGAGTAATGCATTGCATCTCCCTGTGTATTGTGTGTCAGTTTGTTGTGTTCTTGTACCGCTGCTACCAGTGTTTATGTTCTGTATTCGAGTCTTGCCTGTCACTTTTGATGGCTAGCTACTAGCAAGCTGTTGTGGTCAATAATCATACCAGAATTGACTTTCATTGGTTCATATAGAGATTCATCTACTAGTGACTTCGAATTTTTTGGGCCACATGTTGATGCAGAACAGAAGCGTAACTAGAAGAATAACTACTCATTCAATTAGGATAAACCTTGAACCCACAATTTCTCGTACTTTTTCACCATCATCCGTCGACAATGAGATTTGAATTCGTGATCTATACGATCTCAGTTATACCAGCAGCACAGCTCATAGAAATTACAAGACTTGAAACATCATAATTACAGAAgctattgtttttttttgtttgatcaaATACAGAAGCTATTGTTATgaataaaaaatttcaacacGTCACTTTTCTTTTTCAACTCTAACATATtatttgcatttattaaaaaaacaatcattgtattttttttcttaaagttccggacaaaatttcaaactccttttgcattttatttttgtcaaaGTTTCTGTTCTACTTTTTAGTCTGGAATTCACACAGCATTTGGTGGTTAGCTCCGGAGCTCTCTTAGAGCAAATGCAGCAGTGGAGTAATTGTGTGACCAATTggatggaaagagagaaaagttGAATGCAGCGGGGGTTTATTGCCCGACTGATTAATGGGCCCCACCTGCCCGACTGATTGGATGACCAACAATCAGCAACTGAATTGCCCGACTGTTGGTGGCGGGCTCCACACCCACATGGGCCTGCTGCCAacggctattttttttttactattctTTGTGCAACGGTCACTTAATTGTGGCTGTTGGATCATGCAATCCAATGGCTACAATTAATTGACAACGGTAATAACCATTTTCCAC
Coding sequences within:
- the LOC133712317 gene encoding uncharacterized protein LOC133712317, with the translated sequence MEGVEHRTVKVNGINMHVAVKGQGPVVLLLHGFPELWYSWRHQIQTLASLGYRAIAPDLRGFGDTDAPADSSSYTCFHVVGDLVALLDAVVGDQEKVFVIGHDWGALMAWYLGLFLPDRVKALVNLSVQFFPRNPQMKFVESMKAAYGNDYYICRFQEPGEIEAEFAQIGTARVIREFLTFRHPGPLFLPKGKLFGHPPDAPIPLPSWLSEDDVNYYVSKFEKKGFTGGLNYYRNLDRNWELLAPWTGAQVKVPVKFIVGDQDLVYNSLGAKDFIHNGGFKKYVPFLEEVVVMEGVAHFNNQEKADEISEHIHDFIKKFE